Proteins encoded within one genomic window of Equus caballus isolate H_3958 breed thoroughbred chromosome 20, TB-T2T, whole genome shotgun sequence:
- the OR10C1 gene encoding olfactory receptor 10C1 (The RefSeq protein has 6 substitutions compared to this genomic sequence): protein MCTNTSVVTEFILAGFSHLASLQGLLFSLFLTIYLLTVAGNLLIVVLVSADSALRSPMYFFLRILSALEIGYTSVTVPLLLHHLLTGQRHISRSGCALQMFFFLFFGATECCLLAAMAYDRYAAICKPLHYPLLLSHRMCLQLAGSAWACGAMVGLGHTSFIFSLPFCGPNAIPHFFCEIQPILQLVCGDTSLNELQIILAAALIILCPFGLILGSYGSILATIFRIPSAAGRCKAFSTCSSHLVVVSLFYSTAIFIYIRPKASYDPATDPLLSLFYAVVTPILNPIIYSLRNTDVKAALKRTIQKMKSAEI from the coding sequence ATGTGCACGAACACGTCTGTGGTGACTGAATTCATTCTTGCAGGCTtctcccacctggccagcctgCAGGGCTTGCTCTTCTCGCTCTTCCTCACCATCTACCTGCTCACTGTGGCAGGCAACCTCCTCATTGTGGTGCTGGTCTCAGCTGATTCTGCCCTCCGGTCCCCTATGTACTTCTTCCTTCGGATCCTCTCAGCTCTGGAGATTGGCTACACATCTGTAACTGTCCCCCTGCTGCTTCACCACCTCCTCACTGGTCAGCGCCACATCCCTCGCTCTGGCTGTGCACTGCagatgttcttctttctcttttttggtgccACGGAGTGTTGCCTCCTGGcagccatggcctatgaccgctacgCAGCCATCTGCAAACCCCTTCACTACCCACTTCTACTGAGCCATCGGATGTGCCTACAGCTAGCTGGGTCAGCGTGGGCCTGTGGAGCAATGGTGGGCCTGGGCCACACCTCCTTCATCTTCTCCTtgcccttctgtggccccaatgcCATCCCACACTTCTTCTGTGAGATCCAGCCCATCTTGCAGCTGGTATGTGGAGACACCTCACTCAATGAACTACAGATTATCCTGGCTGCTGCCCTCATCATCCTCTGCCCCTTTGGCCTCATCCTGGGCTCCTATGGGCGTATCTTGGCTACTATCTTCCGAATCCCATCTGCTGTTGGCCGTCGcaaggccttctccacctgctcctcccacctggTCGTGGTCTCCCTCTTCTATGGCACTGCCATCTTTATCTACATCCGTCCTAAGGCCAGCTATGATCCAGCCACTGACCCTCTGCTTTCCCTCTTCTATGCTGTGGTCACCCCCATCCTCAATCCTATCATCTATAGCCTGCGGAACACTGATGTCAAGGCTGCCCTAAAGAGAACCGTCCAGAAAATGAAGTCTGCAGAGATTTGA
- the OR11A1B gene encoding olfactory receptor family 11 subfamily A member 1B, with protein MILMEIVSIRNQTITEFVLLGFSDVAELHLLFFIVFALIYTSIIIGNMLIIVAVVSSPRLHTPMYFFLVNLSFLEILYTSTVVPKMLEGFLWEAAISVAGCLLQFFIFGSLATAECFLLAVMAYDRYLAICYPLRYPLLMRPRWCLGLVVISWLSGFIVDGLVVTLMAQLRFCGPNHIDHFYCDFTPLMGLACSDPSIAQLTTFILSVVCLTVPFGLILTSYARIVVAVLRVPAGASRRKAFSTCSSHISVVSTFYGTLIVLYIAPSAVNSQMLSKVFGLLYTVFTPLFNPVIYTLRNKEVHQALRRLLYIKQTETLN; from the coding sequence ATGATCCTCATGGAAATTGTCTCCATAAGAAACCAAACTATCACTGAATTTGTCCTCCTTGGTTTCTCTGACGTAGCTGAGCTGCATCTCCTTTTCTTTATTGTGTTCGCTCTCATCTACACCTCCATCATCATAGGGAATATGCTAATCATTGTGGCAGTGGTTAGCTCCCCAAgactccacacacccatgtatttcttcctggtTAATCTGTCCTTCCTGGAGATCCTCTATACCTCCACAGTGGTGCCAAAAATGTTGGAGGGCTTTTTGTGGGAGGCAGCCATCTCTGTGGCTGGTTGCTTGCTCCAGTTCTTTATCTTTGGTTCTCTAGCCACAGCTGAATGCTTCCTGCTGGCTGTCATGGCATATGATCGCTACCTGGCAATCTGCTACCCACTCCGCTACCCACTCTTAATGAGACCCAGATGGTGCTTGGGGCTGGTGGTCATATCCTGGCTCTCTGGCTTCATAGTAGATGGATTGGTTGTGACCCTGATGGCCCAGCTGAGATTCTGTGGCCCCAATCACATTGACCATTTTTACTGCGACTTCACGCCTTTGATGGGCTTGGCTTGCTCAGATCCCAGCATAGCCCAGTTGACAACATTCATTCTCTCTGTGGTCTGCCTCACTGTTCCCTTTGGACTGATTCTCACATCTTATGCACGGATTGTGGTAGCTGTGCTGAGAGTTCCTGCTGGGGCCAGTAGGCGAAAGGCTTTCTCCACATGCTCCTCTCACATATCAGTAGTGTCCACATTCTACGGAACTCTTATCGTCTTGTACATTGCACCTTCTGCTGTCAACTCCCAGATGCTCTCCAAGGTTTTTGGTCTACTCTACACTGTGTTCACCCCTCTCTTCAATCCTGTGATCTATACCCTGAGGAATAAGGAAGTTCATCAGGCACTACGGAGGCTTCTATACATTAAGCAAACTGAAACACTTAATTGA